Proteins found in one Asterias amurensis chromosome 13, ASM3211899v1 genomic segment:
- the LOC139945888 gene encoding angiopoietin-1 receptor-like, whose protein sequence is MNALTQTPITRLSSLLIIIICVVIAAVVIVVGVIGYTRRRRKRRRLNLLQLQGLNADQELVSYENAEPREEKPTSAPIPKEVSLVQESVYEPVGPGSSARRDALPAPPPSPSPPPSPAPPPAPESQPTYEDVGLPTWANQWIVAWEDLMVGKKVLGKGHFGEVHYGGVMFEGDVCRAAIKKLKENALPADRQNFFEELKTMTLHGSHPNLVKILGACQHEGILYVAMEYLSNGDLRCYLRKARSMEDDGQASLSPQKLLQFALDVAKGMQHLAASGVIHRDLAARNILLDDNLVAKVSDFGLSRGEDVYVQTSKTRVPTRWLSLESLTRQTYTSKSDVWSFGILLWEIATLGGTPYPGIKTPFLTSRLENGYRMPKPDNSDAKIYDVMVKCWQEDPDDRPSFKKLVSILETMADSKEDQIYMRLLPSSKQYLYENIHPELDDN, encoded by the exons A TGAACGCATTAACTCAGACGCCTATCACTAGACTGAGCAGTCTTCTGATTATCATTATCTGTGTCGTCATTGCTGCTGTTGTGATTGTAGTTGGTGTAATCGGTTACACCCGAAGACGTCGTAAACGAAGAAGACTAAATCTTTTGCAGCTTCAGGGGTTAAATGCTGACCAGGAACTC GTTTCTTATGAGAATGCCGAACCACGAGAGGAGAAACCAACCAGCGCACCAATCCCAAAAGAAGTTTCACTGGTACAAGAGTCAGTTTATGAACCTGTGGGCCCTGGTTCATCTGCACGAAGAGATGCTCTCCCAgcaccaccaccatcaccatcaccaccaccatcaccagCACCACCACCAGCACCAGAATCACAACCTACATACGAAGATGTTGGTTTGCCAACATGGGCTAATCAATGGATTGTCGCGTGGGAGGATTTGATGGTAGGAAAAAAAGTACTTGGGAAGGGTCACTTTGGTGAAGTACATTATGGCGGAGTAATGTTTGAAGGAGATGTGTGCAGGGCCGCGATCAAAAAGCTCAAAG aaaatgcacttccaGCTGACAGACAAAACTTCTTCGAAGAATTGAAAACTATGACTCTTCATGGAAGTCATCCCAATCTCGTCAAGATTCTAGGCGCTTGTCAACATGAAG GTATATTGTATGTAGCTATGGAGTACTTATCCAACGGTGATCTCCGTTGCTACCTGAGGAAGGCTCGATCCATGGAGGATGATGGTCAAGCATCGCTGTCTCCTCAGAAGCTGCTCCAGTTTGCTCTGGATGTGGCTAAAGGAATGCAACACCTCGCTGCATCCGGG GTGATACATCGTGATTTGGCCGCAAGGAACATTCTCCTTGATGATAATCTGGTTGCCAAGGTTTCTGACTTCGGTTTGTCACGTGGAGAAGACGTTTACGTTCAGACATCAAAG ACTCGTGTCCCCACTCGCTGGCTCTCTCTGGAATCACTGACTCGCCAGACGTACACCTCGAAGAGTGATGT GTGGTCCTTCGGAATCCTGCTATGGGAAATTGCAACCCTCG GTGGTACACCGTACCCTGGTATCAAGACTCCATTCCTGACATCAAGGCTGGAGAATGGATACCGTATGCCCAAACCAGACAACTCGGATGCCAAAAT TTACGATGTGATGGTGAAGTGCTGGCAGGAAGATCCGGATGATCGACCATCCTTCAAAAAGCTTGTCTCTATCCTGGAAACAATGGCCGACAGCAAGGAGGATCAG ATCTACATGCGTCTGTTACCGAGTTCGAAACAGTATTTGTATGAGAACATACACCCGGAGTTGGACGACAACTAA
- the LOC139946292 gene encoding LOW QUALITY PROTEIN: protein sidekick-2-like (The sequence of the model RefSeq protein was modified relative to this genomic sequence to represent the inferred CDS: substituted 1 base at 1 genomic stop codon), whose amino-acid sequence MGKMFKIPSDNKGSVGAFEWTYGVNSVITIRMRPTASLVPAFVSRTVNIGDDVALTVTRNTEVDGISNSKWRKDNSGAMNANILEFNINNASTNDSGIYECHDKHERAKGNQALLRLIVRGCPQHKYGLTACSSECPRCLNGGVCDDVDGDCICPPGFGGRLCGEVKGPNRFGQKGSLLCDAVGLPHDGSTCKGMLFCLPDPYGCSCAAGYQGLECKTDCDDGTYGANCAQVCHCAEGVSCNGTTGRCDGDCAAGYKGDNCQVQCTSGEFGENCAHTCHCADGVSCDGTTGQCDGDCAEGYKGDNCQDCIKGKFGANCAQICHCAEGVPCNGTTGRCDGDCAAGYKGDNCQVQCTLGEFGENCDQTCHCADGVSCDGTTGQCDGDCASGYKGDNCQVCIDCNFGADRAQNXHCADSVSPCNGITGQFTGKLCNKRCLHFGNKPSCNTTCTILDPNMIPQRLNVSSYSADDSFTHTLSWEPVMCPAEGFSIVNYVYEVHGGHDSDVEPVAVEGTSVNLNLAHCTIYQIKVAARTSKGIGNYSEESYTTKSTVPNHVASVTVSPTSHNQLTVSWDAPLTDNQSPCPATDYLVTYNLLNLEQCEEVSRGVETLTTTKTTITINRLEAFSTYRVTVTSRNQAGSSTPVSRTMTTTQSIPEAPTVTVVSASSDYIEFAWELPCGRTGGNITEYRYTYKQATYNDFIQAITTTDKRIRITSLTPCTSYVFQVRALNSIGRKGTWSNETRQNTTQSEPLGIKNLNVKPDSQGRLTASWEDKGVGNKKNPCLASSYYVTYELINLDQCGEGDQSGGSLNTTDTSTTVEGLHPYSTYRINVTSRNEAGDGPTKSKSAITTERSLGIAPTFNSSRVTSNTISITWNPIPCGSRGVRITGYVVSLSRQDGQSRRDNPKQVPNTSVSAQFDQLSPCTAYIIIVTTIQLRGEGTSFSREIETDTTVPGVVTGLTISRIRHDQLEVFWTAPPGTNPDTPCLATDYLVTYELTNLEQCRQVDHDGVSSLKISDTSVIIEGLKEHSTYMVTVTSRNEAGFGLSKAISKITGERGPQAAPTFNESEVTASSISITWKPIPCGSRGGSITGYRAKLYITGHAQHQQRVDVRGTSVRFVNLSPCTSYTIVVTTLGTSEGTSFEREETTDTVAPGRVTVLRANPTSGATQIHVTWQNPTANNCPVSKYTVEYELTNRDQCASEVPHNREQWLDGSLSPTTIAGLYPHSTYIVYVTPSNGAGAGGKASAIVITNDSAPSGPPRDVESTDITNQTIAFSWKQPECGQRNGIITQYHYRLIDSEEGVFEEDTTFSTGVEFTGLVPFTSYTLSVSARNQFALGPVAFNTTRTKQGIPLPPSKVTFPVTRSDRITVAWNAPSPPHGIIISYELRYWKTGSGNQTLRDTIQITKQLASQYQTKTIMALDKSISYSIQVRAETSVGHGPWSDFSTVTTVPKGYTLMPFVLNTDL is encoded by the exons ATGGGGAAGATGTTTAAAATTCCAAGTGACAATAAAGGTAGCGTCGGTGCGTTCGAATGGACGTATGGCGTGAACTCAGTGATTACGATACGGATGAGACCCACCG CATCACTTGTACCAGCCTTCGTAAGCCGTACTGTCAACATCGGCGATGATGTTGCTCTGACCGTTACCAGAAACACAGAGGTTGACGGGATTTCAAACAGCAAATGGAGGAAAGACAACAGTGGAGCGATGAACGCGAACATCCTGGAATTCAACATTAACAATGCTAGTACCAACGACAGTGGTATTTATGAGTGCCATGATAAACATGAACGTGCCAAAGGAAACCAGGCGCTACTGAGATTGATTGTTAGAG gGTGCCCACAACATAAATATGGCCTAACGGCTTGTAGCAGCGAGTGTCCGAGATGTCTGAATGGTGGTGTTTGTGATGACGTTGATGGTGACTGCATTTGTCCACCTGGGTTTGGTGGTAGACTCTGTGGAGAAG TAAAAGGACCGAACCGCTTTGGCCAAAAAGGGAGCCTTCTCTGTGATGCTGTTGGGTTGCCTCACGATGGTTCTACCTGCAAAGGAATGCTGTTCTGTTTACCAGATCCATACGGATGCAGCTGTGCCGCTGGGTACCAGGGACTTGAGTGCAAGACAG ATTGTGATGATGGAACATACGGTGCCAACTGTGCCCAGGTATGTCACTGTGCCGAAGGGGTGTCATGTAATGGAACAACGGGTCGGTGTGACGGAGACTGTGCAGCGGGATACAAAGGAGATAACTGTCAAG TACAATGTACCTCAGGCGAATTCGGTGAGAACTGTGCTCACACTTGTCACTGTGCGGACGGGGTGTCATGTGATGGAACAACGGGTCAATGTGATGGAGACTGTGCAGAGGGATACAAAGGGGATAACTGTCAAG ATTGTATCAAGGGCAAATTTGGTGCCAACTGTGCCCAGATATGTCACTGTGCCGAAGGGGTGCCATGTAATGGAACAACGGGTCGGTGTGACGGAGACTGTGCAGCGGGATACAAAGGAGATAACTGTCAAG TACAATGTACCTTAGGCGAATTCGGTGAGAACTGTGACCAGACTTGTCACTGTGCGGACGGAGTGTCATGTGATGGAACAACGGGTCAATGTGATGGAGACTGTGCATCGGGATACAAAGGAGATAACTGTCAAG TATGTATCGATTGTAATTTTGGTGCCGACCGTGCCCAGAACTGACACTGTGCCGACAGTGTGTCACCATGCAACGGAATAACAGGTCAATTTACGGGGAAACTGTGCAATA agcgATGTCTTCATTTTGGAAATAAGCCTTCGTGCAATACGACTTGTACAATATTAG ATCCCAACATGATACCCCAACGTCTCAATGTGTCTTCTTATTCTGCTGATGATTCATTCACTCACACATTATCATGGGAACCGGTAATGTGCCCAGCAGAAGGCTTCAGTATAGTGAACTACGTGTACGAGGTACATGGTGGTCATGACAGCGATGTTGAACCAGTTGCAGTGGAGGGTACATCGGTCAACCTTAACTTGGCTCATTGCACAATATATCAAATCAAAGTTGCTGCACGAACGAGTAAAGGCATCGGGAATTACAGTGAAGAATCCTACACGACTAAATCAACGG TTCCCAATCATGTAGCAAGTGTAACCGTGTCTCCAACAAGCCATAATCAACTGACAGTATCATGGGATGCTCCTCTTACCGACAATCAGAGTCCTTGTCCTGCCACTGACTACCTGGTGACCTATAACCTTCTAAACCTTGAGCAGTGTGAGGAGGTTAGTAGAGGTGTTGAAACATTGACCACAACCAAAACTACAATCACAATTAACAGACTTGAAGCGTTCTCAACATACAGGGTGACTGTTACATCGAGAAACCAAGCTGGGAGTAGTACCCCCGTCTCCAGAACTATGACAACGACACAATCAA TACCAGAAGCACCAACTGTAACTGTCGTCTCAGCATCTTCAGATTACATCGAGTTCGCGTGGGAGCTTCCATGTGGAAGAACGGGTGGCAACATAACAGAGTACCGATACACGTATAAACAAGCAACATACAATGACTTCATCCAGGCTATCACAACAACGGATAAACGTATAAGGATAACTTCCTTGACGCCATGCACTTCATATGTATTTCAAGTGAGAGCTTTGAACAGCATTGGAAGAAAAGGAACATGGTCAAATGAGACTAGGCAAAATACAACACAAAGTG AACCTTTAGGTATCAAGAATTTAAACGTTAAACCAGACAGCCAAGGTAGACTGACTGCGTCTTGGGAAGACAAGGGAgttggtaataaaaaaaatccgtgCCTCGCTTCTAGTTATTATGTGACCTATGAACTCATCAATCTGGATCAATGTGGGGAGGGTGATCAATCCGGTGGCTCACTGAACACTACAGATACATCAACCACTGTCGAGGGTCTTCATCCATACTCTACATACAGAATCAATGTAACATCGAGAAATGAAGCAGGTGATGGACCCACAAAATCCAAATCAGCGATTACAACAGAAAGAA GTTTGGGGATTGCGCCTACATTCAATAGCAGTAGAGTGACATCTAATACCATCAGCATCACGTGGAACCCCATCCCATGTGGTAGTAGAGGAGTTCGTATCACTGGTTACGTCGTGAGTTTGTCTCGACAAGACGGGCAGAGCAGGCGAGACAACCCAAAGCAAGTGCCAAACACTTCTGTATCTGCACAGTTTGACCAGTTATCCCCCTGTACAGCATACATTATCATCGTAACTACTATACAACTTAGGGGTGAAGGGACATCGTTTAGCCGTGAAATAGAAACTGACACAACCG TTCCAGGTGTTGTTACTGGCTTGACCATCAGTCGCATACGCCATGATCAACTGGAAGTATTTTGGACAGCCCCACCTGGTACCAACCCAGACACTCCTTGCCTCGCCACCGACTACCTGGTGACCTATGAACTTACCAATCTGGAGCAATGTCGGCAGGTTGACCATGACGGTGTTTCATCACTGAAAATTTCTGATACCTCAGTCATTATAGAAGGATTGAAAGAACACTCTACATATATGGTCACCGTTACATCGAGAAATGAAGCTGGATTTGGATTATCGAAAGCTATATCAAAGATTACCGGTGAAAGAG GCCCCCAAGCTGCGCCTACGTTTAATGAAAGTGAAGTGACTGCCAGTAGCATCAGCATCACCTGGAAGCCCATCCCATGTGGTAGCAGAGGAGGCAGCATCACAGGCTACAGAGCTAAGTTGTACATAACAGGACACGCCCAACATCAACAACGGGTGGATGTAAGAGGAACGTCTGTACGGTTTGTCAACTTGTCTCCATGTACATCATACACCATTGTAGTAACTACACTCGGGACAAGCGAAGGCACATCATTTGAGCGGGAAGAGACCACAGATACTGTCG CTCCAGGACGAGTGACCGTGCTGCGGGCAAACCCAACCTCAGGCGCAACCCAGATCCATGTTACTTGGCAGAACCCAACTGCCAACAACTGTCCAGTGTCTAAATACACAGTGGAATATGAACTCACGAACAG ggacCAGTGTGCCAGTGAAGTTCCTCATAATCGTGAGCAGTGGCTTGATGGCTCCCTGTCACCAACAACCATAGCTGGATTATACCCTCACTCTACATACATCGTGTACGTCACGCCTTCTAATGGTGCAGGAGCAGGGGGGAAAGCATCAGCGATAGTCATCACCAATGACTCTG CACCTTCCGGTCCTCCAAGAGATGTGGAGTCTACTGATattaccaaccaaaccataGCATTCTCGTGGAAACAACCAGAGTGTGGTCAGCGTAATGGAATCATAACCCAGTATCATTACAGACTCATTGACAGTGAAGAAGGAGTATTCGAGGAAGATACAACCTTTAGTACGGGGGTAGAGTTCACTGGTCTAGTTCCCTTCACGTCATACACACTGTCAGTATCTGCCAGGAATCAATTCGCTTTAGGACCCGTTGCTTTTAATACGACTCGAACAAAACAAGGAa TTCCTCTGCCCCCAAGCAAAGTAACTTTTCCAGTAACGAGAAGCGACAGGATCACCGTAGCATGGAACGCTCCTAGTCCTCCTCATGGCATCATCATTAGCTACGAGCTCCGCTATTGGAAGACAGGGTCAGGGAACCAGACATTGCGAGAtacaatacaaatcacaaaaCAGCTTGCTAGTCAGTACCAGACGAAAACGATTATGGCCCTGGACAAGAGTATTAGTTACTCAATACAG GTCCGAGCTGAGACAAGTGTTGGACACGGTCCATGGAGTGACTTCTCAACAGTCACTACTGTGCCCAAAGGTTACACGCTAATGCCGTTTGTTTTGAATACAGATCTATAA